A portion of the Archocentrus centrarchus isolate MPI-CPG fArcCen1 chromosome 19, fArcCen1, whole genome shotgun sequence genome contains these proteins:
- the LOC115798897 gene encoding uncharacterized protein LOC115798897 isoform X2 produces MAAHQKMTLRVIFTETDIRKVVLNTRPTTVEDLIGKLKESLGLNFNFSLQYQDPEFNYEVCNLTDIEDLPEKPTVKVIPLLELVSVSTSEEILSGTPSVADTEILSTSSQERQKQWPDCFDIPDFSVDVAYRLRQADLQFLRDGTHLKVTKELKHEILERLAESMYSYTAYPNNAQFESVAQALISKHPSLQERGSTSRCSGWKNSLKFKMANYRTKRRRSGCLDVAVNAGKRGGHSTEGEPANKNIKKAKKGEINFLPNFPDGFNQVALEGARKDLVNEMQKRTPNGQLVKEKMDLTFALRRKEVVESEPAVCEMVERWPALFTEDQVCMEFNRIVGKNLKQEFYESIDRHSPRLIEIFRSKRGNIGQMLTQLSQQTKTAEPTDIRTLVLRGLPVILGDNPTDFYKPAFDSDDDDSFRNIDIGILLVEPEGAVPSSSLHLSPASLKIVIEGEVVMDNIQDLPKAMCLLFGLAYAMHLSYPISMKFTFQFIQQVFLELGHVELKPKLQTLKNQLAM; encoded by the exons atggcagcacaccAGAAGATGACCTTGAGAGTAATTTTCACAGAGACAGATATAAGAAAGGTTGTTCTGAATACAAGACCTACtacagtggaggatttgataGGCAAGCTTAAAGAATCACTGGGACTTAATTTCAACTTCAGTCTCCAGTACCAAgatcctgaattcaattatgaaGTGTGCAATCTGACAGATATCGAAGATCTtcctgaaaaaccaacagtcaaggTCATCCCTCTACTTGAGTTGGTATCTGTCTCAACATCTGAAGAAATTTTGAGTGGCACACCCAGTGTAGCAGATACAGAGATCCTCTCTACATCCTCGCAGGAGCGACAGAAACAGTGGCCAGATTGTTTTGATATCccagatttttctgttgatgtagCATATAGACTTAGGCAAGCAGATCTTCAGTTTCTTCGTGATGGTACGCACCTGAAAGtaacaaaagagctgaaacatgAGATTCTTGAAAGATTGGCAGAGAGCATGTATAGTTACACAGCATACCCAAATAATGCTCAGTTCGAAAGTGTTGCACAAGCCCTCATAAGCAAGCACCCCTCTCTCCAGGAGCGAGGCTCAACCAGTCGCTGTAGCGGCTGGAAAAAtagtctaaaatttaaaatggctaattacagaacaaagcGCAGAAGATCAGGGTGCCTTGATGTAGCAGTAAATGCAGGGAAACGAGGAGGGCATTCAACTGAAGGAGAACCAGCCAACAAGAACATCAAGAAGGCAAAGAAAGGCGAGATCAACTTCTTACCCAACTTTCCAGACGGATTTAATCAGGTAGCCCTTGAGGGTGCCCGCAAAGACTTGgttaatgaaatgcagaagagaaCACCAAATGGACAGCTTGTAAAAGAGAAGATGGATCTGACGTTTGCattgagaagaaaagaggtggtGGAGTCAGAACCTGCCGTATGTGAGATGGTGGAACGTTGGCCTGCTCTTTTCACAGAAGATCAG gTATGCATGGAGTTCAACAGGATTGTTGGCAAGAATCTCAAACAGGAATTCTATGAGAGCATTGATCGGCACAGTCCTCGTCTTATCGAGATTTTTCGATCCAAGAGAGGGAACATTGGCCAAATGTTGACACAGCTTTCCCAACAAACAAAG ACTGCAGAGCCAACTGATATTCGAacactggtgctcagaggactTCCTGTTATCCTTGGTGACAAccccacagacttctacaaaccagccttt gactcagatgatgatgactctTTCCGCAACATTGACATTGGGATCCTCCTTGTTGAACCTGAAGGTGCTGTGCCCTCATCCTCCCTGCATCTCAGTCCAGCCTCACTAAAAATTGTCATTGAGGGAGAAGTGGTGATGGACAACATTCAAGACCTGCCAAAAGCTATGTGTCTTCTCTTTGGACTTGCATATGCAATGCATCTCAGTTACCCCATTTCTATGAAGTTCACGTTCCAGTTCATCCAACAGGTATTTCTTGAGCTGGGCCACGTTGAACTAAAACCAAAGTTACAAAcattgaaaaaccagcttgcgaTGTAA
- the LOC115798754 gene encoding LOW QUALITY PROTEIN: C-C chemokine receptor type 7 (The sequence of the model RefSeq protein was modified relative to this genomic sequence to represent the inferred CDS: substituted 1 base at 1 genomic stop codon) produces the protein MDCQEHTDVYLNYSWNGSNDWYLYDYNDSNSDWCDADKDQTRIIKTFQTCVFCIIFLLGIAGNCLVIATFALYRRLRLRSMTDVFLFHLAVADFLLLLTLPLQAIDTLLGSWIFSEPLCKATRATYAINTYSXCMLLLACISIDRYMVVARAQEMLRLRSQILTGGKVTAVGVWLVAVVLSLPEILFSGVSCNGSEAYCGMQVSGQIRLVPSGAIIAVFCLSLFIMVACYASIAHVLWEGHAHRRGKQWQRQRTLKLMVALVLVFLVFQLPYTAVLSRKMFGPFCNLLLEYITCTLAFTRCCLNPVLYALVGVRFRKDVLRLLYDSGCRCGHQLVPQTVSSASISASSPALTVLSACSPTSPDATLPIKFQFPGTK, from the coding sequence ATGGATTGCCAGGAACACACAGATGTTTACTTGAACTACTCATGGAATGGAAGCAACGACTGGTATCTCTATGATTACAATGACAGTAACTCTGACTGGTGTGATGCTGATAAGGACCAGACTCGCATCATCAAAACCTTCCAAACTTGTGTTTTCTGCATCATCTTCCTGCTGGGCATTGCAGGAAACTGCCTGGTGATCGCCACCTTTGCTCTCTACCGCCGCCTCCGGCTTCGCTCCATGACCGATGTCTTCCTGTTCCACCTGGcggtggctgacttcctcctgctcctcacACTCCCATTGCAGGCCATTGACACTCTTCTTGGATCTTGGATCTTCTCTGAGCCTCTCTGCAAGGCCACACGTGCAACCTATGCCATCAACACATACAGTTGATGTATGCTCCTGCTGGCGTGCATCAGCATCGATCGCTACATGGTAGTAGCACGAGCACAGGAGATGCTCAGACTGCGCAGTCAAATTCTAACAGGTGGGAAGGTCACTGCTGTGGGGGTGTGGCTTGTTGCAGTGGTCCTAAGCCTACCTGAAATCCTCTTTTCTGGGGTGTCATGCAATGGCAGCGAGGCGTACTGTGGCATGCAAGTAAGTGGACAAATAAGACTGGTCCCCAGTGGCGCAATCATTGCTGTCTTCTGCCTGTCCCTCTTCATTATGGTGGCATGCTACGCTTCAATTGCTCATGTGCTGTGGGAAGGACACGCACACCGGCGAGGGAAGCAGTGGCAACGGCAGCGTACCCTGAAGCTGATGGTGGCCCTAGTGCTGGTTTTTCTGGTATTCCAGCTGCCGTACACTGCTGTGCTGTCCCGCAAAATGTTTGGCCCGTTTTGCAATCTGTTGTTGGAGTACATCACCTGCACCTTGGCATTTACCCGCTGTTGCCTCAACCCTGTCCTGTATGCTCTGGTGGGTGTACGCTTCCGTAAGGATGTGCTGAGGCTCCTCTACGATTCAGGGTGCAGATGCGGACACCAGCTTGTGCCGCAGACGGTGAGCTCCGCCTCAATCTCCGCCTCCTCACCTGCTCTCACCGTGCTTTCAGCATGTTCTCCAACATCTCCTGATGCTACACTTCCCATTAAGTTTCAGTTTCCAGGAACCAAATAA
- the LOC115798897 gene encoding uncharacterized protein LOC115798897 isoform X1: MATRSEIQDKEMAAHQKMTLRVIFTETDIRKVVLNTRPTTVEDLIGKLKESLGLNFNFSLQYQDPEFNYEVCNLTDIEDLPEKPTVKVIPLLELVSVSTSEEILSGTPSVADTEILSTSSQERQKQWPDCFDIPDFSVDVAYRLRQADLQFLRDGTHLKVTKELKHEILERLAESMYSYTAYPNNAQFESVAQALISKHPSLQERGSTSRCSGWKNSLKFKMANYRTKRRRSGCLDVAVNAGKRGGHSTEGEPANKNIKKAKKGEINFLPNFPDGFNQVALEGARKDLVNEMQKRTPNGQLVKEKMDLTFALRRKEVVESEPAVCEMVERWPALFTEDQVCMEFNRIVGKNLKQEFYESIDRHSPRLIEIFRSKRGNIGQMLTQLSQQTKTAEPTDIRTLVLRGLPVILGDNPTDFYKPAFDSDDDDSFRNIDIGILLVEPEGAVPSSSLHLSPASLKIVIEGEVVMDNIQDLPKAMCLLFGLAYAMHLSYPISMKFTFQFIQQVFLELGHVELKPKLQTLKNQLAM, encoded by the exons ATGGCAACGAGGAGTGAGATCCAAGACAAGGAG atggcagcacaccAGAAGATGACCTTGAGAGTAATTTTCACAGAGACAGATATAAGAAAGGTTGTTCTGAATACAAGACCTACtacagtggaggatttgataGGCAAGCTTAAAGAATCACTGGGACTTAATTTCAACTTCAGTCTCCAGTACCAAgatcctgaattcaattatgaaGTGTGCAATCTGACAGATATCGAAGATCTtcctgaaaaaccaacagtcaaggTCATCCCTCTACTTGAGTTGGTATCTGTCTCAACATCTGAAGAAATTTTGAGTGGCACACCCAGTGTAGCAGATACAGAGATCCTCTCTACATCCTCGCAGGAGCGACAGAAACAGTGGCCAGATTGTTTTGATATCccagatttttctgttgatgtagCATATAGACTTAGGCAAGCAGATCTTCAGTTTCTTCGTGATGGTACGCACCTGAAAGtaacaaaagagctgaaacatgAGATTCTTGAAAGATTGGCAGAGAGCATGTATAGTTACACAGCATACCCAAATAATGCTCAGTTCGAAAGTGTTGCACAAGCCCTCATAAGCAAGCACCCCTCTCTCCAGGAGCGAGGCTCAACCAGTCGCTGTAGCGGCTGGAAAAAtagtctaaaatttaaaatggctaattacagaacaaagcGCAGAAGATCAGGGTGCCTTGATGTAGCAGTAAATGCAGGGAAACGAGGAGGGCATTCAACTGAAGGAGAACCAGCCAACAAGAACATCAAGAAGGCAAAGAAAGGCGAGATCAACTTCTTACCCAACTTTCCAGACGGATTTAATCAGGTAGCCCTTGAGGGTGCCCGCAAAGACTTGgttaatgaaatgcagaagagaaCACCAAATGGACAGCTTGTAAAAGAGAAGATGGATCTGACGTTTGCattgagaagaaaagaggtggtGGAGTCAGAACCTGCCGTATGTGAGATGGTGGAACGTTGGCCTGCTCTTTTCACAGAAGATCAG gTATGCATGGAGTTCAACAGGATTGTTGGCAAGAATCTCAAACAGGAATTCTATGAGAGCATTGATCGGCACAGTCCTCGTCTTATCGAGATTTTTCGATCCAAGAGAGGGAACATTGGCCAAATGTTGACACAGCTTTCCCAACAAACAAAG ACTGCAGAGCCAACTGATATTCGAacactggtgctcagaggactTCCTGTTATCCTTGGTGACAAccccacagacttctacaaaccagccttt gactcagatgatgatgactctTTCCGCAACATTGACATTGGGATCCTCCTTGTTGAACCTGAAGGTGCTGTGCCCTCATCCTCCCTGCATCTCAGTCCAGCCTCACTAAAAATTGTCATTGAGGGAGAAGTGGTGATGGACAACATTCAAGACCTGCCAAAAGCTATGTGTCTTCTCTTTGGACTTGCATATGCAATGCATCTCAGTTACCCCATTTCTATGAAGTTCACGTTCCAGTTCATCCAACAGGTATTTCTTGAGCTGGGCCACGTTGAACTAAAACCAAAGTTACAAAcattgaaaaaccagcttgcgaTGTAA